In Glycine max cultivar Williams 82 chromosome 15, Glycine_max_v4.0, whole genome shotgun sequence, the DNA window TGACTTACGaccctttgttttatttttaaaaaaaaacttattttattaaattggtATCATGAAACTTATctgtctcaaaaaaaaaaaatcatgaatcttATCAAAATAAACCAGTGTGATcataagtttttaataaataagtgcTTAACTAACCAAACCCCAATTAAGCTTACGACTCTAACGTTGACATATTACagttttttactaatatttcaATGTTCACAGGACCACAGGTAAAGGTACCCAATTTTCTCTGAAGCGATTTGCTGAAGTCCAAGCGCAATCTTACAATAGTGCCATCTCAAAGGATTTATCAGTTTgcgaaaaataaagataataaaaactGTTTAAGAAAAGTGCTTTTCAAATTGAAGCAACAAAGAATACTAACTATATAAGAAATGTTTTCCCCTTAGGCCATGGATGTTTGGAAAGCAATGTATGTTACAAAAAAAGTGCTTGTAAATGtgaattgaatattttaattttcaaggcATGTAGCACATAGTTTGTGCATGTGTGATCATCAAATGAACCACTAGTGGGAGCAAATAATTAAACCTAAGACGACAACCTAATTTCCCCTACAATATTCTTAGCGTGTACTAGATTTCATCTCTTTCCTGTGATATCTGTCTAAGCACATAAATGATAGAACACAagctaatttattttataaacaagagTATGCAAGTATGTATGGGCATTTAGCATTATGGAGAGTCGGCAATGAAAaaacgtaaagagaaagaaaaagccATAGTGATAAGGTACACGTGAAGTGGAGCACTATAATGGTTAATGTTTTGGACCTTTTTCCCTCTCAAGGAAAGACAACGGTCTCTTTTTTGTCTGAAAGCAATACAAGATTAAAGGGCCTATGAAATTTGGAATCTTGTTAAAAACAGTCACGGGAGGAAACTGCTACCAGATGCTAAACCTCTCTACCTCTAATCTAATAACCACATACTACACAACTTACATTAACTCCTCTCTCATATTCAACACCATCTCCCTCATTGATATATATAATCTCAAGACTATTATTAGCGTGTTTGGTTCCACTTTTGGGATGTGATTTTAAGAAGCTAATACTTATAGATTCCACGTCTCGAACATGATTTCTCACTTCTGAACGAGTTTCCAAACACGCTATACGAGATGTTAGACCACAAATACATATGGGTGCTTGTTTCAATCAATAGGTTCATTCAAGACACCTTGGAAGATGAGAAAACCAGGAATGGTCTAAAATTGAGATGCACTTCCAACTTGAGGATTCAAAAGCAGGAATTCTTTGAATTCTCTGAGCAATCAGTGCTGTCCAATCTCTATTGGGGTATTGACAGCATTGAGGCTGCAATTCAAGCTCAACAGCCAGAAGAAAGATCCTTCAGGCTAAGGAACTCAGAACAAATGCTTCAGGTGCCAGCAATGCTTGATGAGGAAGAGGTCACAGCCACAATTCCAAACCGTTACTTGGTGTGCTGCTCCTACTTTTACCTCTCAGTGGTTAGGAAGCTCCAGGGAGATGAGTGGCAGGCAGCACTGCATTTTCTCCAAGCAGTTTTGGTCTCACCAAAGCTTGTTTGGACAGAATTTGCATCACAACTTTGTGAAAGTCTTTTCCCACAATCAGGCATCACCATGATGCAGAGAAACAGTAGCAGTAGAAGTCTGGAATCTGTGTCTTCTGAGGATGAGATGGATGAAGCAATTAAGGAGGTGGCAAGGAAGTACAAGGAGTGGCTTGTGTATTACCAGGTCATGCTTTATGGAGAGACTCCATGGTGGCGCAGTTATTGCAGCAAACAATCACCACGGTCTGTGTAAGATTAACCATTGCTGTTCAACACAACTCTCATTATGTTCAATAAGTGGAACCTAGTGTGTTCTGAAATTCCAATAGTTTGAGgaagaaattaaaactaaaaccaGAAAATGCAATGTTGTTTTCTGTGACGTAGTGAAAAGATTAGATTTGGCCATTTAGCAAAATTCAAGTTTCTATTTGAGGGGGACTTGTAGCCAAAGTAATGCTGGTAAATGCTCATGAGAATGACAGTTCCAAAACAAAGAGATTGGTCTCACACACATTTCAACTAAAACAGGCAAAAAGTATGCAGTAAAAATGTAAACCACATGAAGTTTTAGGACTTGTGAGCTAGACTTTGGTTCTAAGTTAGGATTGAATGATTGATGGAAAAGGGTGGAATAGAATGATACTAAGTGCAATTGtttgaattgtttaaaaaaGGATGGATTGTAATGGAATTTCATTTCATCTAATACCTCTTTTTTTCTTGCTCTCCAATTTGGGGGTATGGAATGGAAccactctttttttcattcCATTGCAAAAGTATCCAAACAATAGAATGGTGGCCATTTCATTTTGTTCCATCCATTCCACTCACCATTAGGTAATTAACATAACAGATCCATCTAAAAGCATCTTTTTAACAATACTATTCCAAAGACAAATGGTTAGGTTTGaagagaaacaataaaaatgcagTTAATTTTAATGGTGAATTAGGTTgaaatatgttaaatatttagtgaataataaaataatttcagtcATAGTCCATAGTTgtttttctaataattaatgACAAAACAAGATAAGATGAGAATGTAGTGATATTATTGGCAAGAAACACATAACTGACATAAGATACTGGTTGATTTGTTGAAGTCAAGACAAAGGATTTTTAGAATGTTACTGTATCATCTAAAAATAAGTTACTATTGTGAACAGGGATGTACCAAATACTAGCTGTGTTTCTTCAACTTCAGTTCAACACGAACCAAGATTGAAAAGTTGCAATATGGTAAGCTTTGTTCTTATTTAGTTCTATTACTGACAATAACACaacaaattatttcatttaaacACTTCCAAATTTTATAGTATACAATTGGAAACTTACAATGTTGGATCATAGATGCATCAACAACTTCTCTTTTTTGTTCCCCTTTCATTTCCCCTAAACTCTGATATGAGTATGCAGTATGAAAAGGTTCATCCACTTGATTCTCAAAATGTGACGCATACAATGGAACATGAGTCAAAACAATTCATGGATATTGCTGAATATGAAGGTCACAAGAAAGCCCTCAAACAACTGAAGTCAGTTCAGTATCAAGGCAAAGAGGACCAAACAATGTCAAGCATCAAATGCTTCAAAGATATGATGATAGAAGCACACTCTAAAACACCAGTATCAGTGGATGCATGCTATAAGGATTTTAGAGACAGAAAGGACCTGGTAACTATTCAAAAGATTTCTTGTTGACATAACCCCCTTAAAATATATGTCTATTGGTCAAATTTGATCTTATAAGCAAGACAACTATACAGGAATCTGAAAGTGGATGCTAAGTTGTTAACTCAATCTGTTCATTTTCAGGAAAATGTGGATGACagaaaattttatatacaaACCACAATAACCAAAGCAGATGATCTACCACCAGAAATCTACAACTGGTTTGGCTCCTAAACAGTCTTATCAACtgcattttctttgttttactcAAAATCCATCTCTAATCTAATCCTACAGAAGCTAATTCTACACTATAGTTTATAATTGTCTCGTGGAATTTCTTATAACTGACCTTCGCAGGAAGCTACAACAACACTCTGGTTTGCCTCAAGCTCATCAACATCCAATGCAAGAACAGTTGGACAAAAGAAACATAATTAAGCTTGATTCTAGCAGATTCAACAGGTCCATAGAAGATTTTACCTTATCTATCTCAAAATACAGAGATAAAACAGGAAATACTCTCTTAAATTGTCATGTAGAGGATGAATTAAACGAGGATGCATCACagccaaaaaaattgtttgatcaTGTAACGTTTACATCAGCTTGCAAGCATAGGCCAAGCCAGAAAAATCATGAAGAAAGTTCCGAGATACAAAGATCATATAgcctaggaaagtttgatgAAGTTTGTTCAAACTCCAGAAGATATTCCCTGCGCGACTTGTCTGAACTGACTGAAAGGAGAATTTCAGAACTACATTATTCAGAGGTATTAGGAAAATGTGATGAAGAATATACTGTAGACATTGCATCAATTTATGAGAGCTTGATTAGTTCATCAGGCGCTACTTATGCTTCCTTAAAGGATGTGATTTTGGATGAGCTGCTAATAGCTATCTCTACatccaaagaagaaagaaaaataagggcATCAGTATCTATTCTGACAACAATAATTTCAAGGAACAAGTCAATTATAGAAGATGTCAAGAAGAAAGGTTTAAGGTTGTGTGATCTGGCAAGTGCTCTAAAACAAAATGTCCATGAGGCAGTAATTCTAATCTATTTAATAAATCCTTCACCTATCGATATAAAAACATTGGAACTTCTTCCAATATTAGTGGAGATTGTATGCACTTCAAATAGTTACAAGAATAAGCAAGAGTCACTTCTTTTGACACCTCATGCAGCATCATTGATGATCATCGAAGAACTAGTAACTTCATTTGACTATGCCacaaataacatgcatttgGCCACCATCAGTTCTCCACATGTTCTCAGCGGATTTCTTGAAGTTGCCAGGAATGATAATCTAGAAGAATTTTTCTCTTTAACCACCATTCTTATAAAATGCATGCAGTATGATGCACAATGCAGAAAGTATGTGTCACAATTCACTCCACTTGCTCCCTTTATCCACCTTCTGCAATCAGAAAACACCCGCGCCAAATGCACAGCTCTTGAATTTTTTCATGAAATCCTTTGCATACCACGGTATATAACTATGCagacaaatatttaatttgaattttatttgaatataacTGAGTAGAATTTGTAGCAAATATGTATTTAACAAGTAAATCCGATGCTTTGTTTATATATTAGTTGTAATCCTCGTCCAAAGAGAGTTTTCTGTAACCGTGATTCATTTCTTTCAGATCATCAGCTATTAGTCTGCTGCAGCGTATACAGCAAGAAAGCAGCATCAATATTATGCAGATACTAATGCATTGTGCACATCAGTTACAACCTGATCACCAGCTTTTAGCAGCAAATATTTTGCTTCAGTTAGACATACTggtaatttttaaattcataaaaatatgtcTACAGTTCATGAATTTCAATCATTAAACTCCTACAAATGAACAAAGATATTAAGTCAGTATATAGGAAAGTTCCCTTCcatttcattaattttcatGAGGTTCACAATTAATAATAAGCaacaataatatttatcaaaagGAGATATCATGCGGGTCTCACATATTAGAAATTTGTAAACTTTGTACATGAAGTCACTAAATGATACATTTAGCATAAAGCCATTGAAAAATATCTTGCATttctaatttgaaattatttgaagtttagaaacttgtttttttcactaaatcttaggcttggatatatataatttgaccAAAGGATTCTGACAAGATAACATATGGAGTTTAAAAGCATTAATtactaacaaaacaaaattatcatGCAGAACTCCCCTGACAAAGGCGTGTTCAGAGAAGAAGCAGTGCAGATCCTTCTCAGGGCAATGACATCTGAAGAAAGTTCAGAGCAGATATTAGCTGCATCCATTCTATCAAATCTTGCTGGTACATATGCTTGGACAGGAGAACCATACACAGCTGCATGGTTGCTGAGAAAGACAGGCTTGACCTCTCCCTATCACCAGAATATGATAAGAAACTTCAACTGGTTGGATCAGAGTTTACAGGTAAGCTTCCAAAAAGGTTTTTGTGTCAGAAAATTCAAAGTATATGCATGAGCTGAGCTTCGTAGCATGTTAAAGGAGGtgaattaatttcattaaatgcaGGATACGAGCACAGATTTGTGGTGTGGAAAAATTGCCAAATGTATCATAAGCCTTGGGGATTCTGTCTTCCATACTTTAGAGAGGGTGCTAAGAAGCAAGATAAAGAGGGTTTCTAGAGACTGCCTTATAGCCATTTCATGGCTTGGTTGTCAAATATCAAAAATCCCAGACAGCATAAGTTATTCTGCATCTGAGGTTATACTAAGTGGAATTGAGCAGTTTCTGCATCCTGGGATAGAGTTGGAGGAAAGGCTTCTAGCATGTATGTGCATGTTTAATTATGCCTCTGGGAAAGGTATTGTCCTCAACATAGTTTATGTCAGTTAACGGATGTCATACGCTATTAATTAACACAAAATAGTTATAAACAAAGAAATTTTGTGCATgttgattataaatatgaaatcttTGCTTTGTCTTTCTCATCCCAATATTTCAACTTATGCCAGTTATGTGCACTTGACAGAAATCCTGTGAGCACTGTGTTAGAGGATTTActggagaaaaaagaaaatcagttattctctttttaaaaaataaaataaaatcttagaatgaatgaatgataGAGTACTTCTTGATCAGGAAATATTAATTTCCTCGACTAAGTCGGTGTTTTTCATGTAGGAAAGCAAAAACTAATGCATTTCTCAGAAGGAGTAAAGGAATCACTAAGACGcctttcaaatataatttggaTGGCGGAGGAATTACACAGAGTAGCCGATTTCTTGCTGCCAAACATATCAGTGAGTATTCATTCATGTACTAAGTTGTATCACTTGCATGAATATTATATAAGTTAAGAACTTGTGTAAATTTCCCATGATTAACTAGCACTTACTGATATGTTTTGTGATATCACCCAAATCATGGCGGTGGTAAGAGCAGCGTATTTCTTGCGTTCACACACAAATCCTCGAGGCAGGTTGTGGCTTCAGCTTAGCTGTTTGCTCCCTCATCTACTTCAAGGGATTGCTGTTCAGTGGATATTCAGATGGATCAATCAAGGCAAGGAACACATGATATGATTTAcacattttttcatatatatagacTACATGCTAAATCATTTTATGACATCCTTTGAGTTATAGGTCTGGGATATTAGGGGGCACTCAGCCAGTCTTGTATGGGACATTAAAGAGCACAAGAAGTCTGTGACATGTTTTTCACTTTATGAGCCATCAGACAGTCTTTTAAGTGGATCCACTGATAAAACCATAAGGGTAAGTTTAAACTTATTCCAAGGTCACCACTTTCTATTTCTCTACCAAGATCTCTAGTAACAAAAATGAATTGATTATCTTACAATAACATACATAAAATAGGTGTGGAAAATGATCCAGAGAAAGCTGGAATGTGTTGAAGTTATAGCATTGAAGGAACCAATTCATCATTTGCGTGCACACggtgaaacaattttttcaattaGTGAAAGCCTGGGATTAAAGGTGAGGCTTCAAAACTTGCCATGATTTGTGACATGCTATactgaagaaaacaaaatcacacacatatataccACTAAATCCTCTCTATAACCAGGTAACAAAAGTAGAGACCATTTACAATAGATTCATTTATCTTCTTAACCGTTTGCAGCTAGTTAATGAATCAAGAGTGACCAAAGATATTTTGAAAGGTAAGCATGTGAAATGCATGACAGTGGCTCAAGGAAAGTTATATTTTGGATGCACAGATTCAAGCATACAGGTTAGTGTTTTGTTGTATGACATGCATTCTAGATTTCTAGTACCAATAAAGTACAAGCATGACATGATACTTTGTTTTAGGAGTATTCCTCAACACACAACCGTGAACTAGAAATCAAACCCCCTACAAGGAGTTGGAGGAAGCAAAGTAAGCCCATCAATGCAGTTGTAGCATATAGAGACTGGCTCTATAGTGCAAATAAGCATGTTGAAGGCACAACATTCAAGGTGAGAATTATAGCTTCAgcttaggaaaaaaaaacactgctTTCTCCTGACATGGATGGATTATATAGGAATGGAAAAGAACTAAGAGACCAAAAGTTTCAATTCTTACGGACAAAGGAGATAATGTGGTGGACATGGAAGTGGTAGAAGACTTCTTGTACCTAATCTCCAGCTCTTCACCGAACAACATTCAGGTAGCTAAAcgtatttaatgaaaaattatcaatttaaacACTGAACATACAAAAATACCTGATAAGCTCCACATGATAACTTGCTACAGTTAAATGGAACATATAATAAATTCTGTTAGACAATTTACATTCAAGGTTCTTCTGGTATGGTGTAAAAATTGAGGTAAAGAATGCATGGATCAATTGTTCGATACGATGACCTTGTTTGAATAAACTTATCTATAAgcatttatatgaaaataaaaaactaaaatgaattgAGCTTTTTCCTTgacttaaaatcaaattatatgtacttaacttttatagaaactCTCATCTGACTTCTCCAAAAGCTTAGgtgtataaattgattttaacataCAGGAGAATCTCAACcattttaccttcttattttcttctcctataagtgtttatggaaaagtttatccaaacatgaCCAATATTACCCATAGAAATGATCCATTAAATTTTCACATTCATTTTTACCCCATATCCAAGTTTAACCAAAAGGCAGCAAGTTAACTTCTTAACCTGAAATTAACTTCCTAAACCAGATATGGTTGAGGGAGGCACCGAAAAAGTTGGGGAGAATATCAGCTGGAAGCAAGATAACAAGCATCCTCGCAGCCAATGACATAATTTTTTGTGGTACTGAGACGGGACTAATCAAGGTAAGCACGACTCATCTGACCTCTTTctacttatttattttcctaaaaacaATGTGGACATGTGACATTGCTCTCATCCTAGCTAATTCCTCAATTATATAATCAACAGGGCTGGATCCCTCTATAGGAAGAGCAACTTGCTATTTGTACATACACATCCTTTCAACTTCCAACGCTTTGGCTAAAGTATTACAACAGAGCCTATCCTGCAGTCATCCTGTGATGCCTAGAAGATTGCAATAGCCAAAGGCTTAGCTTAAGTACAAATTTTGCAGCAAGGATTACTATagtaaatatatagatatacaTTTTGACTGAAGACCAGTGTGAATAGTTTTGGTTGTCTTCAGTGTACAGGAAATGTTGTATATCAAATACCAAGGTGATATTATTCCTTTCAGCCAGGAGTTTGAAAATCTAGAGCCAGATAAATTCCAAAACATATAATCTCTATTTCTATTAATTTGCTATTGTTGGACTACAAGCATGAAGATGAAGTCTCACATTAAGTAGAAATGAATAAGTTAAGCAAAATATAAGTGAGGAAAACCGACAAACATTATGTATTAAGGTTTTAGGTTAAAATATGATGTCAAGTTTACTTTGGTAAATAGTTTTAGAACATAGATATCACACATATAAATTAGGCTTATTTGCTTAAAGGCAAAGCTTTCCGTATCTAACCTActttaattatacaattattgtACATCTTAATTTCTTGTGTGGTCACACATTccttttaaaactattatttttgttactctcacttttttcttcttcatattatCCCTTTAAAATTCAACATTCATTATACTTGGTTTTATTCTTGAacttttaaaatcaataatttttgttcctctattttctaaaagttaaattaatttccagtttaattatttgacaatttttaaaTGGATGTGTAATTAGGTTCTTGTATTtgcatttgttttttaataggtCCCTAATGTTAACAACATGACGTACTTAAAAAATAGATACAAATTCaagaattaaattgaaattaaaaattattataatttaaggattgaattaaaaatcattaatttttacaatctAGTCATCTCACCTCCGGAGACTTTATGAATTCtcacataataattttaattaaatccataaattatttatcatttttaattaaaattttaaactttttctaaaattgattttcccaaacttgtatttattttttaattaagtttgaagattgattttttttttgtctagacCATATGTAACCTCCGAttaagttgaaataatttttaaaattagttgatTCATGTGTTTAATGATAGCGTGCCTCCTTGCGTCGAATCTGCATGATGTTGTGATTGCCGAGATCCATGACACTATTCCCTCACACCAAATTCACACAGCCTAGCAAGGTGGCAACCATTAAACAATCAAGTAACTGTTGACACTCAACCATCACAAATAAGgggttagaataaaaaaaaatcaaatctttcaaactaacaaattaatcaaTCGAGAATTTATTGACAAATTAGTCCATCCATCGAGAATTTATCGACAAATTAGTCCATTGAGAATTTATTGACAAATTTGTCTATCCATTGGAAATTTGACAAATTAGTCTATTTCATTTATCAACTAACATGgttaacatttatatatatatataaattgtcaCGTAATTAACCCAAATATCACGTGTGTGTGTTTATGTTAAGTTTAATAGTTATGGGTTAATTAAATGACTAATATGTCATCATTTTTGTTATTCAAGTAttgaaattttacttttaatcttATAGGGACAAAATTGTTAACACTTACCACTTTGAAGGATTAATAAGTATTTAtcctatttttaatttgagGAGCGATATCAATCCTctcaaactttttctttttaaattgattaacatttattaaaaatcatca includes these proteins:
- the LOC100782870 gene encoding putative E3 ubiquitin-protein ligase LIN-1 isoform X1, with translation MLDHKYIWVLVSINRFIQDTLEDEKTRNGLKLRCTSNLRIQKQEFFEFSEQSVLSNLYWGIDSIEAAIQAQQPEERSFRLRNSEQMLQVPAMLDEEEVTATIPNRYLVCCSYFYLSVVRKLQGDEWQAALHFLQAVLVSPKLVWTEFASQLCESLFPQSGITMMQRNSSSRSLESVSSEDEMDEAIKEVARKYKEWLVYYQVMLYGETPWWRSYCSKQSPRSVDVPNTSCVSSTSVQHEPRLKSCNMYEKVHPLDSQNVTHTMEHESKQFMDIAEYEGHKKALKQLKSVQYQGKEDQTMSSIKCFKDMMIEAHSKTPVSVDACYKDFRDRKDLENVDDRKFYIQTTITKADDLPPEIYNWKLQQHSGLPQAHQHPMQEQLDKRNIIKLDSSRFNRSIEDFTLSISKYRDKTGNTLLNCHVEDELNEDASQPKKLFDHVTFTSACKHRPSQKNHEESSEIQRSYSLGKFDEVCSNSRRYSLRDLSELTERRISELHYSEVLGKCDEEYTVDIASIYESLISSSGATYASLKDVILDELLIAISTSKEERKIRASVSILTTIISRNKSIIEDVKKKGLRLCDLASALKQNVHEAVILIYLINPSPIDIKTLELLPILVEIVCTSNSYKNKQESLLLTPHAASLMIIEELVTSFDYATNNMHLATISSPHVLSGFLEVARNDNLEEFFSLTTILIKCMQYDAQCRKYVSQFTPLAPFIHLLQSENTRAKCTALEFFHEILCIPRSSAISLLQRIQQESSINIMQILMHCAHQLQPDHQLLAANILLQLDILNSPDKGVFREEAVQILLRAMTSEESSEQILAASILSNLAGTYAWTGEPYTAAWLLRKTGLTSPYHQNMIRNFNWLDQSLQDTSTDLWCGKIAKCIISLGDSVFHTLERVLRSKIKRVSRDCLIAISWLGCQISKIPDSISYSASEVILSGIEQFLHPGIELEERLLACMCMFNYASGKGKQKLMHFSEGVKESLRRLSNIIWMAEELHRVADFLLPNISRISCVHTQILEAGCGFSLAVCSLIYFKGLLFSGYSDGSIKVWDIRGHSASLVWDIKEHKKSVTCFSLYEPSDSLLSGSTDKTIRVWKMIQRKLECVEVIALKEPIHHLRAHGETIFSISESLGLKLVNESRVTKDILKGKHVKCMTVAQGKLYFGCTDSSIQEYSSTHNRELEIKPPTRSWRKQSKPINAVVAYRDWLYSANKHVEGTTFKEWKRTKRPKVSILTDKGDNVVDMEVVEDFLYLISSSSPNNIQIWLREAPKKLGRISAGSKITSILAANDIIFCGTETGLIKGWIPL
- the LOC100782870 gene encoding putative E3 ubiquitin-protein ligase LIN-1 isoform X2: MLDHKYIWVLVSINRFIQDTLEDEKTRNGLKLRCTSNLRIQKQEFFEFSEQSVLSNLYWGIDSIEAAIQAQQPEERSFRLRNSEQMLQVPAMLDEEEVTATIPNRYLVCCSYFYLSVVRKLQGDEWQAALHFLQAVLVSPKLVWTEFASQLCESLFPQSGITMMQRNSSSRSLESVSSEDEMDEAIKEVARKYKEWLVYYQVMLYGETPWWRSYCSKQSPRDVPNTSCVSSTSVQHEPRLKSCNMYEKVHPLDSQNVTHTMEHESKQFMDIAEYEGHKKALKQLKSVQYQGKEDQTMSSIKCFKDMMIEAHSKTPVSVDACYKDFRDRKDLENVDDRKFYIQTTITKADDLPPEIYNWKLQQHSGLPQAHQHPMQEQLDKRNIIKLDSSRFNRSIEDFTLSISKYRDKTGNTLLNCHVEDELNEDASQPKKLFDHVTFTSACKHRPSQKNHEESSEIQRSYSLGKFDEVCSNSRRYSLRDLSELTERRISELHYSEVLGKCDEEYTVDIASIYESLISSSGATYASLKDVILDELLIAISTSKEERKIRASVSILTTIISRNKSIIEDVKKKGLRLCDLASALKQNVHEAVILIYLINPSPIDIKTLELLPILVEIVCTSNSYKNKQESLLLTPHAASLMIIEELVTSFDYATNNMHLATISSPHVLSGFLEVARNDNLEEFFSLTTILIKCMQYDAQCRKYVSQFTPLAPFIHLLQSENTRAKCTALEFFHEILCIPRSSAISLLQRIQQESSINIMQILMHCAHQLQPDHQLLAANILLQLDILNSPDKGVFREEAVQILLRAMTSEESSEQILAASILSNLAGTYAWTGEPYTAAWLLRKTGLTSPYHQNMIRNFNWLDQSLQDTSTDLWCGKIAKCIISLGDSVFHTLERVLRSKIKRVSRDCLIAISWLGCQISKIPDSISYSASEVILSGIEQFLHPGIELEERLLACMCMFNYASGKGKQKLMHFSEGVKESLRRLSNIIWMAEELHRVADFLLPNISRISCVHTQILEAGCGFSLAVCSLIYFKGLLFSGYSDGSIKVWDIRGHSASLVWDIKEHKKSVTCFSLYEPSDSLLSGSTDKTIRVWKMIQRKLECVEVIALKEPIHHLRAHGETIFSISESLGLKLVNESRVTKDILKGKHVKCMTVAQGKLYFGCTDSSIQEYSSTHNRELEIKPPTRSWRKQSKPINAVVAYRDWLYSANKHVEGTTFKEWKRTKRPKVSILTDKGDNVVDMEVVEDFLYLISSSSPNNIQIWLREAPKKLGRISAGSKITSILAANDIIFCGTETGLIKGWIPL